One Ailuropoda melanoleuca isolate Jingjing unplaced genomic scaffold, ASM200744v2 unplaced-scaffold11173, whole genome shotgun sequence DNA segment encodes these proteins:
- the LOC100483158 gene encoding olfactory receptor 52D1, with protein MYLLAVVGNGLVMAVVAWDRNLHEPMYLFLAMLALNDVLLCTVTVPKMLLIFWQGPSLSTFPACLTQMFFVHALFLSESAVLLAMAFDRYVAICVPLRYATLLMGSFISKVGVALVARSVAVVTPGVLLTLRLHFCRSNIIHHTYCENMGIAKLACDSYALNSIYGLTAALLTTGLDFVLITLSYWLILRTVFQLPSKEARTKASGTCGAHICVILIFYTLAFFSFFTHRFGNHVPRHVLILLANLYLLVPPTMNPIVYGVKTKEIRMRVLGLCSQPK; from the coding sequence ATGTACCTCTTGGCTGTGGTAGGCAATGGCCTGGTTATGGCAGTGGTGGCCTGGGACAGGAACCTCCATGAACCCATGTATCTCTTCCTGGCCATGCTGGCCCTCAACGATGTTCTCCTTTGTACTGTCACAGTGCCCAAAATGCTTCTTATCTTCTGGCAGGGACCTTCCCTATCAACGTTTCCTGCATGTCTCACACAGATGTTTTTTGTTCATGCTCTGTTCCTCTCTGAGTCTGCTGTTCTCTTGGCCATGGCTTTTGATCGGTACGTGGCTATCTGTGTACCACTCCGTTATGCAACCCTACTTATGGGCTCTTTCATCAGCAAGGTAGGTGTGGCTCTGGTGGCTCGGAGTGTGGCTGTGGTCACCCCTGGCGTCCTCCTCACTCTCCGGCTGCATTTCTGTCGGAGCAACATCATCCACCATACCTACTGCGAGAACATGGGCATTGCCAAGTTGGCCTGTGACAGCTATGCCCTTAATAGCATTTATGGGCTCACTGCTGCTCTTCTCACCACAGGGCTGGACTTTGTCCTCATCACCCTGTCATACTGGCTAATACTGAGAACAGTCTTTCAACTACCTTCCAAGGAAGCCCGGACAAAGGCGTCTGGAACATGTGGAGCTCATATATGTGTCATCTTGATATTTTATACTCtggccttcttttctttcttcacccATCGCTTTGGAAATCATGTGCCCAGGCATGTCCTTATCCTCCTGGCAAACCTCTACTTACTGGTGCCACCTACCATGAACCCCATTGTTTATGGGGTAAAGACG